TACCGATGGAATCTTCCCTTGTATTGACTCGTATTCTCGCATCTTGCATGAGATTCAGGAGGACTTGTTTGATTTTTTGTGGTTGGCAATAAGCAAGAGGAACATCCCCCAACTCCATTTCGCACTGGATACCTTCTTTCAAAAAATATTGGTGAAGGAAGGAACGAGTATCGTTTAAAATAGTTCCTAAATTGGAATAATTCCACTGTGAGGAAGTGGATTGGGAATAGGAAACTAGGTTTTTGATAATTTTTGCAATTCTTTCCGACTCTTCTGCAATTTTACTTGCCTTTTCTCCTAAAGAAGGCTGATTCAATTTTTTAGCTTCCAATGAAATTAAATCAGCTAAATTGATGATTGATGTGAGGGGATTGTTGATTTCGTGGGAAATTCCCGAGGCAACAAGGGCTATGGTTTCCCATTTTTGATTTTCTGCAAGTCTACTTTCCACATTACGAATGTGTTTTTGCACTTGTGATTTATAAATTGCCATTTCCACAGAAATATACAAATCACGGCTGTTAAATGGTTTGATTAAATATCCAAATGGCTCCGTCGTTTTTGCGCGGTTGATGGTTGCCTCATCAGAATAGGCAGTCAGGTAAATGACAGGAATTTCTTTTGTTTTTTTTATGATTGCCGCAATTTCAATCCCATCCATTGGACCATTGAGCATAATATCCATTAAAACAAGATCAAAGTGTTCATTTTCAATATGTTCGATGGCATCATTGGCATCAGAAACATAAGTGGCATTGTATCCATATTGTTTCAATGTGGAACAGATATTAATGGCAATGATTCGTTCATCCTCAACAACGAGGATTCTTTTAACATCTGTTCCTTTATCTGTACCCACAACTGCTGTCATATTATTTTAAACCGGATTCATCTATCAAATACAATAATAAGAGTTTGTCAACAGAATCAGTACAACAAATCTCTGTATTGTGGATGAGGATTTAAACAAAGCACAAAAGTCAGTGATTTTATCTCCCGAAGGCCCGATCCTAGTCGTAGCAGGCGCAGGTACTGGGAAAACTAACACCCTTGTCAATAAATTGGCATCTCTTGTTCAGAACGGTTTTGAGCCTAGTTCTCTTCTCCTTTTAACGTTCACAAGACGGGCTGCCAAGGAAATGTTAAACCGCGCCACAAAAAAACTAGACTCAAGGATGATGTCTGTACAGGGCGGAACTTTTCATTCTTTTTGCCACCAATTCCTTCGGAAGTATTCCCTAGCTGTTTCCCTCAATTCTAATTTTACTATTTTAGATGAGGATGATGCCACAAGCCTTGTTGGGATGGCCAGAGACCAGGTAGTATCCAAACAATCCAAAGTCAGGTTCCCTAAAAAAGAAACGCTTACTGAGATTTTTTCTATGTGTTTTAACTTACAAATATCCTTAGAAAAGGTACTTCAAAAAGAATATCCAATGTTTCTCGGTTTAACAAAGGAAATTCAAGAAATTAAATCAAAATTTGCAGAACTAAAACTTAAACATAACTCACTTGATTTTGACGATTTATTAGATTTCACAAGAAAGATTTTAATGGAAGAAGAATCAATCCGTGAACGCGTAGGAACCCAATATAAATATATATTAGTAGACGAATACCAAGATACCAATCGAATCCAGGCACATATTGCTTGTTTGTTGGCAAGTAAACACCAGAATATCATTGTCGTTGGAGATGATGCACAATGTATCTACGGATTTCGAGGAGCAAACATTAAAAATATGTTGGATTTTCCAAA
This genomic window from Leptospira bandrabouensis contains:
- a CDS encoding response regulator, encoding MTAVVGTDKGTDVKRILVVEDERIIAINICSTLKQYGYNATYVSDANDAIEHIENEHFDLVLMDIMLNGPMDGIEIAAIIKKTKEIPVIYLTAYSDEATINRAKTTEPFGYLIKPFNSRDLYISVEMAIYKSQVQKHIRNVESRLAENQKWETIALVASGISHEINNPLTSIINLADLISLEAKKLNQPSLGEKASKIAEESERIAKIIKNLVSYSQSTSSQWNYSNLGTILNDTRSFLHQYFLKEGIQCEMELGDVPLAYCQPQKIKQVLLNLMQDARIRVNTREDSIGRKITITLKQMEEDGSSHILVQIKDNGEEDLMKGISQMNSLEVTKSIVTEHKGKMYRDEEASSWFFTLPIIKPL